A genomic segment from Glycine soja cultivar W05 chromosome 18, ASM419377v2, whole genome shotgun sequence encodes:
- the LOC114397238 gene encoding uncharacterized protein LOC114397238, translating into MGNFNNDSWEWDLRWRRNLFDHENDIAVQFMEEISSIPIQRHSKDSMVWLAEPHGHYTTKSAYKFYTKPSTTNSDGKIYSIIWKLKIPPRVAVFCWRLLKNRLPTKDNLLRRNITIQDQKCPLCGNAQEDVGHLFFNCNLTKGLWWESMRWIRVVGPLPSHPKCHFTQLCEGFGNPVYQDIRGGWWSALTSSIWHHRNNLIFQGRPFDPYKVMDHAIYLVWSWFKAKDKDFNISLNHWSSNISNSFGYSAGLS; encoded by the coding sequence ATGGGTAACTTTAATAATGATAGCTGGGAGTGGGATCTCAGGTGGAGGAGGAATCTATTTGATCATGAAAATGATATAGCTGTGCAGTTTATGGAGGAAATAAGCTCCATTCCTATCCAGAGGCATAGTAAGGATTCTATGGTGTGGCTAGCTGAACCCCACGGGCATTACACTACTAAATCAGCTTACAAGTTCTACACTAAACCCAGTACAACAAACTCAGATGGGAAGATATATAGCATAATCTGGAAGTTGAAAATTCCCCCTCGGGTAGCAGTTTTCTGTTGGAGACTCCTTAAAAATAGACTACCTACCAAGGACAATCTCCTAAGAAGAAACATTACTATCCAGGATCAAAAATGCCCTTTGTGTGGTAATGCACAGGAGGATGTGGGCCACCTATTCTTCAACTGTAATCTGACAAAAGGTTTGTGGTGGGAATCCATGAGATGGATCCGGGTAGTAGGCCCCCTTCCAAGTCACCCAAAGTGCCACTTTACTCAATTATGTGAAGGCTTTGGGAACCCTGTATATCAGGACATAAGGGGTGGATGGTGGAGTGCCTTGACTAGTTCTATCTGGCACCATAGAAACAACCTGATTTTCCAAGGAAGACCTTTTGATCCATATAAAGTTATGGATCATGCTATATACCTAGTTTGGTCCTGGTTCAAGGCTAAAGATAAAGATTTCAATATTAGCTTAAATCATTGGTCTTCAAATATTTCGAATTCCTTTGGATATTCTGCTGGGCTTTCTTAA